One genomic region from Octopus bimaculoides isolate UCB-OBI-ISO-001 chromosome 30, ASM119413v2, whole genome shotgun sequence encodes:
- the LOC106877144 gene encoding complement C3 yields the protein MFEPNVTSVFKVTVKRADGQPLTEEDRKNPLKISISIEGFSYSKSSTIPENGIVEFSLTPPNVKSLPVKFVYSGEYQSQKYEIKEEIILTHVTNYGSMSLIRKDDETSKPEFLVIFPAPVTKFFYTVVSRSKVFISKHVEQNAAKSATISFDTEGMFLKADVVAGYDDSYGALLTESATVDVKRPTSVSLNAKFKESTVKPGQEAELIIQSNPNTTAFVTAVDKSVLLLSKKTDQIFEIVSCLSNFLMPYL from the exons ATGTTTGAACCGAATGTGACGTCAGTATTTAAG GTGACTGTGAAACGTGCAGATGGACAGCCTCTGActgaagaagacagaaagaaccCTTTGAAAATTTCCATTAGTATTGAAGGCTTTAGTTATAGTAAATCTTCTACGATCCCTGAAAATGGCATTGTTGAATTTTCTTTAACTCCACCAAATGTTAAAAGTTTGCCAGTAAag TTTGTCTACAGCGGTGAATATCAGTCACAGAAGTACGAGATAAAAGAGGAAATCATATTAACACATGTAACAAACTATGGATCAATGTCCCTGATCAGAAAAGATGATGAG ACCAGTAAACCGGAATTCTTGGTGATTTTTCCTGCGCCAGTAACCAAATTTTTCTACACT GTTGTGAGCCGTTCCAAAGTCTTCATCTCAAAACATGTCGAACAGAATGCAGCAAAAAGTGCTACAATTTCGTTTGATACCGAGGGAATGTTTTTAAAAGCCGACGTAGTGGCTGGTTATGATGATAGTTATGGAGCACTTCTGACTGAATCAGCTACGGTTGATGTGAAAAGACCTACAAGTGTATCA CTCAATGCTAAATTTAAAGAATCTACTGTGAAACCAGGCCAAGAAGCAGAACTAATAATCCAAAGTAACCCCAATACAACTGCCTTTGTCACTGCTGTTGACAAGAGTGTCTTGTTACTCTCCAAGAAAACGGATCAGATCTTTGAAATAGTAAGTTGTCTTTCAAACTTTTTGATGCCATATCTATGA